The following is a genomic window from Doryrhamphus excisus isolate RoL2022-K1 chromosome 3, RoL_Dexc_1.0, whole genome shotgun sequence.
CATGTACTATATCAACAATGCAActttagagggttttttttaacagggaTTCATAGTAATATGTGTATCCCAataacagcattgtaagctagctcaaattaacttgttttctcgtgtcataatgcacagaaaggggaaagaaatatgtgttcatgtttcgaTTGTgtataatgggcaaaattccccaaaagtgcacTTCTCCTTTAAGGCGTCAGCTAGTGAAGTTTAACCAAATTACTATCCCAACTCCATCAGTTGGCATCTGTTACTCATAGTCACATCAATTCTGTTTGTTTATTCTGTTGTTCTAACAGggaaaattaagattaaaaccTTTAGAAGTTTATAAACCGTTGAGTCTTGTGGCTCCAGACTACATTTCTTTCGTGAGGGAGCAAAATGCCTTTCGGTAATAAAGGTTGCAGATCCCTGGGGCCATATAGGAAGAGACATTTGTGGTTGTACTCACAGTGTATCAGGTCCACGTGGAGCAAAACCGTCATCCTCAGAACAAAAGAGGTCACATGCTCAAGTAAAGTCATCGCCATTGTGTTTACACTATGAGAACTACTCTGTGAGAACGTACAACCTCTCCTTGACTGTAAAGTGGAGGCTGTCCCGGATTAAAGCCGGTGCATCCAGATGCTGAGGATGGATTCTGATCTACAGAGCCGGTCGGACCGGTCGCTGTTTCCCTCGAGGCGTCAAAATGCTTCCGCCTTCGCCTCGCTTCCTCCAATTATGACATCAGCCACTGAAGGCAACAATGTCCTGTAATTTCCCTGTGTTTTCTTTGCAAATAGGGGGAGTCCTATGCGTGACTGCTGTTCTTGTCAGAGACACTGATGATTTAAAATCACACGTGACAGGGGGACGCTTTGTATAGCACCACTGCTGTAGAAATTAAAAGTTTGGCAGCTCTCAGGGACGCCCCAACTAGGCTGGGGCCCCAAGAAGTCGCCGGCATTGCTTGATGGCAAGCAGCGCCCCTGCTTCCAATCATTCAAACCTATATTCAACTTTGAACTCATGCCGGGATAAATCATTGACTGTGGCCAAccataaaactataaaacacacacacagagaaagtgcttgatggtgatgatgatgttctATGTCACATGAGGTTGACCAAAATGGCGGACCAGGATGTCCCTATATGGACATTCACACGCTTGGTCAGGTTTGTTTCACATTCGTCATAAAAGGTTCTGATGAACAGTGACCTCCATTAAGATGTTAATGAAACAGCACTTCTTCTGGAAGTCTTGACGGTTCCGTGGCACAGGTGAGCCATCTTGCTTTTTTGCTCGCTCTCTCTTTTGGGCCCATATATGGATTTTGAGGTTACTGGGGCGTGGCTGTTGCTATGATGAACGATACTGCATGGGGTGGCGGGCGGGTTCTGCACTTTATGGCCCCCCGATCCCGGTCAGAGGACAAAGTCTTCTTCTTTCCACAGATGCCCCAACGCCTTCACTGGTGTTTGCCGTGAGATCCTCGTTTCTTTTGTCTCTCTTTTGGGCCCACCTGAGTTTGAGTGACACGATGTCGACGTCTGTGGAGGCCACCGGCTTCATCATGTGCATCGTCAGCTGGCTGATCACAGGAGCGTCCCTGGCTAACGATTACTGGAAGATCTCCACCGTGTCGGGCAGCGTCATCATCTCCCAGAGGCAGTTTGAGAACCTGTGGCACTCCTGTGCCGAGAACAGTGCAGGCATCGCTGAGTGTCGAGACTTCGAGTCACTGCTCTCTCTGCCTGGTAAGTCGACTCAACCTGGATGCTGAAGATGTTCTTCTTACCTGAGATGTACACTATGTAGAACATTTGGATGACACAATAAGTAGAACAGCAGCCAAGAAGGCGCTCTTTCTTATGGTCACAAATCATAAACCTGAAAATGATCTCCTTTAAGTCGTCtagatggttccttccttctaTAGTTGACGCTTTGACGCTCTTTATTGTCAATTTCCATTGGAATTTAATGGAATTTATTTGTTGTTCTTTCTTTCTGAGGCCCAGAAGAGGTGTGgcacacatttttttatgattactgTCAATTATTAACCAGCCTTGTTACTGTCACCATCGTCTTTCACAGAAACTATTGACGCCCTCCCATAGCCTTCACACTCAGATATAATGTTCTGCTAATCTCCAGGTTGTCATGTGCTAGTTGACTCTCCAGGTTATTATGTCCAGGCACTCATGTCATACTATTTGAATCCCCTGGTTCTCGTGTCATACTATTTGAATCCCCTGGTTCTCATGTCATACTATTTGAATCCCCGGGTTCTCGTGTCATACTATTTGAATCCCCGGGTTCTCGTGTCATACTATTTGAATCCCCAGGTTCTCGTTGTCCTACAAGGTGATTCTCCAGCTCACACCTCCTGCTAGTTGACCGTCCAGGCTCTTTTGTTATAGTGGTTGAGTCTCCAGGCTCTCATGTCCTCCTAGTTAAATTGCCATTCTCATTTCCTATGACAGTGGGTTCCCACATATTACCAATTCTACCATTTTCCAGAAATACCGTATATACACAAATCCAGACCATACCAGTATGCTGATTTGTGTACAAATCCTTTGAACATGGGGCCATGCGTTATGTTGCAACATGAGATGATGGTCATGGATGAATGGCATAACAATGGGCGGCAGGATCTAGCCATGGTATCTGtgtgcattcaaaatgtcaCCAATAAAATGCCCCTGTGCTGCGGATTGAGCGGCCCACGGTGGTGGGGTTACGGTATGGTTACGGTATATAGATATTTGTTGAACTAATTGAGTCTCCAGGCTGTCATGTCTTACTAATTGACTGTGCTGTTCTTGTAAAACAGTCTAATGTGTGGTGGTGTCACAGTACCATGTTTACTTACCATTTGGTGCAACTCAGGCATCATGTAATGTGGTTTTCGCTGTTTAGGCCACGTGCAGGCGTGTCGGGCGCTGATGATTGTGTCCCTGCTGCTGGGCCTGGCCTCCATGGTCATCTCCCTGCTCGGACTCAAGTGCATCAAGATCGGCTCTGCCAGCGAAACATCCAAGGCCAAGCTCGCCGGCACCGGAGGCATCCTGAGCATCCTCGCTGGTGAGTACaaaaacgttcattcattcattcctcacgagggtcgcagacgtgctggagcctatcctagttgtTCCGGGCGAGAggggggttacaccctggactgatcccAGGGCACAATTAGAAAcaatgcctatggacaatttagagtcgccaattaacctaaatgttttttggaatacGGTAGAAAACCCACGGCGCCGTGCAGCCGACTGCAAAAAGAgttgtacctaataaagtggtcAGGCGAAGAATTGTTGCGTGATATAATGTGTTTGCAGGTCTTTGCTGCATGATCGCATGCTCCTGGTATGCCAGCAGTGTGGTGCAGGACTTCTACAACCCGCTATACGTTGGTGTCAAGTCAGTTCGCACACACCAACAACACTAACAtcatgtttgcatgttgtttCACTCTGACATATGTGTTGGCAGGTTTGAGCTGGGTGTGGGCCTCTACCTGGGATGGGGGGCCGCCTCTCTGGCCATAGTGGGAGGCGGCTTGCTTTGCTCCGCCTGCAAAAGGGCGTCAGCTAGCGGGAAAAAAGGGTACAAGTCACACACTTTGATGTCGCATGACAATTTTGCTCTGATGCCCTCTTTTGTTTTCAGCGGTTTCTATGGAAACAGTCAACCACAGAAGGTGTACAAGCCTACAGCAAAGTCAGAGGCAGAATCAGCCAGAGCTTACGTCTGAAAACACACACTCTGATGTGGAATGTGACAATGTATGGTTGAATAGTTAGAAATAATCTTTTTGTTTATGTGATCTCAGTCATGTTtgtatgatgggaataaatgaACCTTTTTACTGTGTGTCTGTGGTTTATTTAAAAGGACAACAACTCCATGATgacctttctgtgtgtgtgtgtgtaatcacactgatgatgatgatgcaggaCATAATCCATGTAATGTGTGTTCTGAGCTGCTGACACCCGCAGAAGACTGGATTAAACGTTCACTGCATCACACCTTCATTTGACCTGCATGTCTTGTCATTCATGCACATAAACATGTAACATCATGAGGGGCAACAAcagcagtcattcattcattttccagcaCTCATGGTGGCTTTGTGCACCCTGTCAGAATCACATATAACAACTAAGTATGTTAAATGGTATCAGTAAGAATCATGGACATAAATATGATGATTTTTCTAATTAGTGGGGATTAAAAGGACAGAGTTGTTGCAGGGATGGCGCTGGTTCATTGACTTGTTTCTCCCCTgggttgtttgttttcctctgtCACCTTTTGTTTCCTTATTTGGCACTACTGtgagtatgtgtttttttttgtttgttcttaaactATGTTTATCAGCTCGCCATCTTGGCGATGTAGTAGAAGTGTGCAACAACACACGTGACATAATCCTTCCCTGTGGCAACGGCCAGGGATGCGGTCTCATGGTAATTTACAACGAGAAATGGAAAGTCCTGCCTGTACCGGTGCCAGATTTGAACTCATTTGAATGTGCTGTGTTTATACTGCCTAGTTCCACTCCAACTATAGTAGCTACAGCTTATCTTATTTATCTTTTGAACTGATTTAGCCACTTTACTAACTCATCTAGTATGTACTCGCTCATCTCAAGTGATATTGTTGGGTGATTTCAATATACATATGGGCAACAGCAACGCTCATCATGCCTGGACAGTTTTGGTCTTcatcaatacacacacaaaaggacATGTTCTGGACCTAATATGCTGCTCTGGTATCACACCATCCAAATGTACAGCTGATTAACTCCATGTAACGGACCACTTCCTCTTTTCATCTTTCCCCTCATTGCAACCAAGTCTCCACACCTCATCACATTTTGGAATATTAAGGACATCAATGTCAACATCCTCTGCTCCAACATAGACAATATTACACTCTTGGACTATTTATCGACGTCTGATGGGCTTACAGCATATTACATGCTCATGCCCCAGTGAAAACTCTTGTTTACTTCTCATCCGCTCCTTGGCATACCCCTGAACACTGGTCAATGAAAGCTTGAGCAACCTCATAAAAAACGATCTTACCATTGACAAGgaaatgcacaaaaacacatttcacacTACAACTTgatcattcatctatccatccatgcattttctatgccccaGCCACAAAGAAAagcaattaaaaacaacataaatagaaaaatatacatatagcaGCCAGTCACACAACTCCTGAGTTCCCCAATTATAACTCAGCCAGTGACATTccccacaataaaaatgtgtgtgggtggggatttttccaggtactccggtttgtctatatgtgccctgtgattggctggcgaccagtccagggtgtaccccgcctctcgcctgaagacagctgggataggcttcagcatgaCTGtgaccatagtgaggataaacagtatagaaaataaaaggatggatggatttgggaCAGCACTACCCTGTCAAAATTAACACACTCAAGAATGAAGTACACAGTATACTTATCTGTACTTAGCCAATCACTCTTTTTCATGCAGCGCATTTCaccctatgtgtgtgtgtgtgtgtgtgtgtgtgtgtgtgtgcgctcacaGGCTAATCTGAACGTGTTGTGCTGACAGAGGAGGAACCAGCTTCAATCCACTCAGTGATGTCATTCACAGGAAAGCAATGTGTGGGCGTGGTCATGGTGGGACAGCTGCGTCATACCATTGGCTGTCGAGAAGGAGAGAGATGTTGATCGACAGCAGGATTTATCCATATAGAGCCAACACTCACATTCAGCATCACCAACATTTGTGCTTGTGCTCTTGCTACATCATTATCTTCGTGTTTGTACGTCCAGGTGAGTGGTGGCACACTGTGATTGTCTCAGGCCAGGTTAACATTTGTTGTATGTGGACAAGACTAAGTGTCCCCAAGTGGAATATCCGCTGTCGTGCCACACTTAACATAGACAGACAGcatctcacatacacacacactcacaaaggaTACTGTAAACAAGTCGTCACGGCAACTATGACTTTCTGTCCACCTGGTTGCAGACGCCACCTGAGCAGAGCAACATGAGCCCCAA
Proteins encoded in this region:
- the cldn15la gene encoding claudin 15-like a isoform X3, which produces MDKDAPTPSLVFAVRSSFLLSLFWAHLSLSDTMSTSVEATGFIMCIVSWLITGASLANDYWKISTVSGSVIISQRQFENLWHSCAENSAGIAECRDFESLLSLPGHVQACRALMIVSLLLGLASMVISLLGLKCIKIGSASETSKAKLAGTGGILSILAGLCCMIACSWYASSVVQDFYNPLYVGVKFELGVGLYLGWGAASLAIVGGGLLCSACKRASASGKKGGFYGNSQPQKVYKPTAKSEAESARAYV
- the cldn15la gene encoding claudin 15-like a isoform X1 is translated as MGWRAGSALYGPPIPVRGQSLLLSTDAPTPSLVFAVRSSFLLSLFWAHLSLSDTMSTSVEATGFIMCIVSWLITGASLANDYWKISTVSGSVIISQRQFENLWHSCAENSAGIAECRDFESLLSLPGHVQACRALMIVSLLLGLASMVISLLGLKCIKIGSASETSKAKLAGTGGILSILAGLCCMIACSWYASSVVQDFYNPLYVGVKFELGVGLYLGWGAASLAIVGGGLLCSACKRASASGKKGGFYGNSQPQKVYKPTAKSEAESARAYV
- the cldn15la gene encoding claudin 15-like a isoform X2, which encodes MISTLIGMAVSSSTRHVLQSSDAPTPSLVFAVRSSFLLSLFWAHLSLSDTMSTSVEATGFIMCIVSWLITGASLANDYWKISTVSGSVIISQRQFENLWHSCAENSAGIAECRDFESLLSLPGHVQACRALMIVSLLLGLASMVISLLGLKCIKIGSASETSKAKLAGTGGILSILAGLCCMIACSWYASSVVQDFYNPLYVGVKFELGVGLYLGWGAASLAIVGGGLLCSACKRASASGKKGGFYGNSQPQKVYKPTAKSEAESARAYV